In Lacrimispora indolis DSM 755, a genomic segment contains:
- the rny gene encoding ribonuclease Y, with product MSVSVFTAALIAIVASVVVAFIAWSAAITYRKNTYESKIGTAEEKSREIIDEALKTAETKKREALLEAKEESLKTKNELEKETRERRAELQRYERRVLNKEENLDKKSEAMEKREAGLAAREDALNKRNAEVESLYEKGIQELEKISGLTSEQAKEYLLKSVEDDVKHDTAKLIKELDNKAKEEAEKKAKEYVVTAIQRCAADHVAETTVSVVQLPNDEMKGRIIGREGRNIRTLETLTGVELIIDDTPEAVVLSGFDPVRREVARIALERLIVDGRIHPARIEEMVEKAQKEVETNMREEGEAAALEVGIHGLHPELIRLLGKLRYRTSYGQNALKHSIEVAQLSGLLAGEIGLDIRMAKRAGLLHDIGKAVDHEMEGSHIQLGVELCKKYKESAIVLNTVESHHGDVEPQSLIACIVQAADTISAARPGARRETLETYTNRLKQLEDITNSFKGVDKSFAIQAGREVRIMVVPEQINDDDMVLLARDISKKIEESLEYPGQIKVNVIRESRVTDYAK from the coding sequence GTGTCAGTATCAGTATTCACGGCTGCATTGATTGCAATCGTTGCATCAGTAGTAGTTGCTTTTATTGCCTGGTCTGCTGCCATCACGTATCGTAAGAATACCTACGAAAGTAAAATTGGCACTGCAGAAGAAAAATCCCGGGAAATAATAGATGAAGCATTAAAGACCGCTGAGACAAAGAAGCGTGAAGCTCTCCTTGAGGCAAAAGAAGAGTCTTTAAAGACTAAGAATGAACTGGAGAAGGAAACCAGGGAAAGAAGAGCTGAGCTTCAACGTTATGAACGAAGAGTATTAAACAAGGAAGAAAACTTGGACAAGAAGTCCGAGGCTATGGAAAAACGAGAAGCAGGTCTGGCTGCTCGAGAGGACGCCCTGAATAAGAGAAATGCCGAAGTGGAATCTCTCTATGAGAAAGGCATTCAGGAACTGGAGAAAATTTCCGGACTTACCTCCGAACAGGCAAAAGAATATCTTTTAAAATCTGTTGAAGATGACGTAAAACATGACACTGCGAAATTAATTAAGGAACTTGACAACAAAGCAAAAGAAGAAGCCGAGAAAAAGGCAAAGGAATATGTGGTGACAGCCATCCAAAGATGTGCTGCTGACCATGTGGCAGAAACCACGGTTTCTGTTGTACAGCTTCCTAACGATGAGATGAAAGGCAGAATCATCGGAAGGGAAGGCCGTAACATCCGTACGTTAGAAACCCTTACGGGAGTAGAACTCATTATTGATGATACCCCTGAGGCAGTTGTATTATCCGGATTTGATCCGGTTCGTAGAGAAGTAGCCAGAATCGCATTGGAGCGCCTTATAGTGGATGGCCGTATTCATCCGGCAAGAATTGAAGAGATGGTGGAAAAGGCACAAAAAGAGGTAGAAACCAATATGCGTGAAGAAGGAGAAGCCGCTGCCCTTGAAGTGGGCATTCACGGACTTCATCCGGAACTCATCAGATTGCTTGGCAAGCTGAGATATAGGACAAGCTACGGACAGAATGCCTTAAAGCATTCCATTGAGGTGGCCCAATTGTCAGGGCTGTTAGCCGGAGAGATCGGCCTTGATATCCGTATGGCCAAACGCGCCGGTTTACTACATGACATCGGAAAAGCCGTTGACCATGAGATGGAAGGTTCTCACATTCAGCTGGGTGTGGAGTTGTGTAAGAAGTATAAGGAATCTGCAATCGTGCTGAACACTGTGGAATCTCATCATGGCGATGTTGAACCACAGAGTCTCATCGCTTGCATTGTCCAGGCAGCGGATACTATTTCTGCGGCAAGACCTGGGGCAAGAAGAGAAACTCTGGAGACATATACAAACAGATTAAAACAGTTAGAAGATATTACCAATTCCTTTAAAGGAGTGGACAAGTCCTTTGCCATTCAGGCAGGACGCGAAGTTCGGATTATGGTGGTTCCGGAACAGATTAACGATGATGACATGGTGCTTTTAGCCCGTGATATTTCCAAAAAAATTGAAGAATCCCTGGAGTACCCGGGACAAATCAAGGTCAACGTGATCCGGGAATCCAGAGTTACAGATTACGCGAAGTAA
- a CDS encoding regulatory protein RecX — translation MIVTEIVPLDKRRSKIILEDDFTLVLYRGEIRRFGIEEGKPLSEETYQEILQEVLLKRARERVLYLLKSSDKTEQELRRKLKDGGYPKEAADYAINFLKEHRFINDQDYGRRYVEFNLERKSERQIQYELQKKGLDKEVIQEILREQPVNEEAQIRAYVRKKCLKPEEMDFKERSRIMAALGRKGFSYDAISHVLGGFYSDI, via the coding sequence ATGATAGTTACAGAGATCGTGCCCCTCGATAAGCGCAGGAGTAAAATCATTCTGGAGGATGATTTTACTCTTGTCCTTTATCGTGGGGAAATCAGAAGATTTGGAATTGAGGAAGGCAAGCCGCTTTCAGAGGAAACCTATCAGGAGATCCTGCAGGAAGTTTTACTAAAAAGAGCCAGAGAGAGGGTCCTCTATCTTTTGAAATCCTCGGACAAGACGGAGCAGGAACTGAGGCGGAAGCTAAAGGACGGAGGATATCCCAAGGAAGCCGCCGATTATGCCATAAATTTTTTAAAGGAGCACCGCTTTATCAATGACCAGGACTATGGACGCAGGTATGTGGAATTTAATCTGGAACGGAAAAGCGAAAGACAGATCCAGTACGAACTGCAAAAAAAAGGGCTGGATAAAGAGGTGATCCAGGAGATCCTTAGAGAGCAGCCGGTGAATGAGGAAGCCCAAATAAGGGCCTATGTGAGAAAGAAGTGCTTAAAGCCGGAAGAGATGGACTTTAAGGAACGCAGTAGGATCATGGCTGCTTTGGGAAGAAAAGGGTTTTCATACGATGCCATAAGCCATGTTTTAGGCGGCTTTTATAGTGATATCTGA
- a CDS encoding D-alanyl-D-alanine carboxypeptidase family protein translates to MNRRIKVLISCILVSQLFLMTVYAKPDWPSDTGIQAEAGIIIDGDSGAVIFGQNIHAPYPPASITKILTALIVLEKADLEDTVTFSKDSIYNVEEGSGNKLNVDTGDKLSVEDCLYSLILHSCNQAANALAEHVAGSREEFVAMMNEKIQSLGCTESHFDNPSGLNGDTQYVTAYDMALIAKAAYSNKKLVEISSAISHNIPPTSNNPDGLTIYNEHRLVKTTDPNSEFYCPSAVAGKTGYLIKAGNTLVTYGEQDGKRLISVILKGSPKQYFIDGKALLEFGFSRFENFPVTGNETGYTSGEDPVEINGTAYKPSDLELEPDQVITLPQGAEFSQADKTLVSDLPEGSPERAVALIQYSYNDRKVGQAYLMEKKSEEPTSQESEQAATETKPEEPKTSSGIGKASAGRKGGGILAAAGIIAVLALAGGGFGLFIYIKKKEAREIALRREERRRRLKAEGSEKDFERILNQRRNRKGKNKDKR, encoded by the coding sequence GTGAATCGGAGGATAAAAGTACTGATAAGCTGCATATTGGTCAGCCAGCTGTTTCTTATGACCGTATATGCAAAGCCGGACTGGCCGTCTGATACGGGCATCCAGGCAGAAGCCGGAATAATCATAGACGGGGATTCGGGAGCCGTTATATTTGGACAGAACATCCATGCTCCCTATCCGCCGGCCAGCATCACGAAAATCTTAACTGCCCTCATTGTTTTGGAGAAAGCAGATCTTGAGGACACGGTGACCTTTTCAAAGGATTCCATTTACAATGTGGAAGAAGGCAGCGGAAATAAATTAAATGTGGATACCGGAGATAAGCTCTCTGTGGAAGACTGTCTCTATTCCCTGATTCTCCATTCCTGCAATCAGGCGGCCAATGCCCTTGCAGAGCATGTGGCCGGAAGCAGGGAAGAATTTGTCGCCATGATGAATGAAAAGATACAGAGTCTTGGCTGTACAGAAAGCCATTTTGACAATCCTTCAGGCCTTAACGGAGATACCCAGTATGTGACTGCCTATGATATGGCCCTTATAGCAAAAGCGGCTTACAGCAATAAAAAGCTTGTGGAGATCAGTTCTGCCATCAGTCACAATATTCCTCCCACCTCCAATAACCCGGATGGGCTTACTATTTATAACGAACACCGTCTGGTAAAGACAACGGATCCAAATAGTGAATTTTACTGCCCCTCGGCAGTGGCCGGAAAGACCGGATATCTGATTAAGGCCGGAAATACCCTTGTTACCTATGGGGAGCAAGATGGTAAAAGACTTATTTCCGTCATTTTAAAAGGAAGTCCAAAGCAGTATTTTATTGATGGAAAGGCCCTTCTGGAATTTGGCTTCAGCCGCTTTGAGAATTTCCCTGTGACAGGGAATGAAACCGGCTACACCTCAGGAGAAGATCCGGTGGAAATCAACGGGACGGCTTATAAACCCTCTGACTTAGAATTGGAGCCGGATCAGGTTATAACCCTTCCCCAGGGAGCGGAGTTTTCCCAAGCGGATAAAACCCTGGTGTCGGATCTTCCGGAAGGAAGTCCGGAGAGGGCGGTTGCCTTAATCCAGTACTCCTACAATGACAGAAAGGTGGGCCAGGCCTATTTAATGGAAAAAAAGAGCGAAGAGCCCACGAGTCAGGAATCGGAACAGGCAGCCACAGAGACAAAGCCTGAGGAACCGAAAACCAGTTCAGGCATTGGAAAAGCGTCAGCCGGAAGAAAGGGAGGAGGAATACTGGCTGCGGCAGGAATTATCGCAGTCCTTGCACTGGCAGGCGGAGGATTTGGACTTTTTATTTATATAAAAAAGAAAGAGGCCAGAGAAATCGCTCTCCGGAGAGAAGAGAGAAGAAGGCGGTTAAAAGCGGAGGGCTCGGAAAAAGACTTTGAGCGTATTTTAAATCAGCGCCGGAATAGGAAAGGGAAAAATAAGGATAAAAGATAA